A window of Eikenella corrodens contains these coding sequences:
- a CDS encoding AI-2E family transporter translates to MYKTKKRGWLPWVVGGSLLLAVVLLIVQIRDVLSPFVVAAVLAYILNPLVEKLCRHRVRRAMAAMLVMVFALLLLVLLLLIVVPMLVQQFGSLLDKLPELAAFAQNKALPWINHMLGTHWVLNDQSVSKWLSGHVGSVQAGLSKALPALLERGGNLVTRLGNLMVLPFLLYYFLLDWSRWAEGINTMIPRRYLAAYTRIGGNMDTVLGEFLRGQLIVMLIMGLLYGLGLMLAGLESGFAIGMVAGLLVFVPYLGTFTGLLLATMAALLQFDTWQGLITVWAVFAVGQFLESFFITPKIVGDRIGLSPFWVIFALMAFGSLLGFVGILLALPLAAVTLVLLREGVAAYMDSGFYRREK, encoded by the coding sequence ATGTATAAAACGAAGAAGCGTGGCTGGCTGCCGTGGGTGGTTGGCGGGTCGCTGTTGTTGGCGGTGGTACTTTTAATTGTGCAGATACGCGATGTGCTTTCGCCGTTTGTGGTGGCTGCGGTGTTGGCCTATATTTTGAACCCGCTGGTAGAAAAGCTCTGCCGGCACAGGGTGCGGCGTGCGATGGCGGCGATGCTGGTGATGGTGTTTGCGTTGCTGCTGCTGGTGTTGCTGCTACTGATAGTGGTGCCGATGTTGGTGCAGCAATTTGGCAGTTTGCTGGATAAACTGCCGGAATTGGCGGCATTTGCGCAAAATAAGGCGCTGCCCTGGATTAATCATATGCTGGGCACGCATTGGGTGTTAAACGACCAATCGGTATCGAAATGGCTAAGCGGCCATGTGGGCAGTGTTCAGGCAGGGCTTTCCAAGGCGCTGCCGGCCTTGTTGGAACGGGGCGGCAATTTGGTAACCAGGTTGGGCAATTTGATGGTGCTGCCATTTTTGCTGTATTACTTCCTGCTGGATTGGTCGCGCTGGGCAGAGGGAATTAACACCATGATTCCGCGCCGCTATCTGGCAGCCTATACGCGCATTGGCGGCAATATGGATACGGTGTTGGGCGAATTTTTGCGCGGCCAGCTGATTGTGATGCTGATTATGGGGCTGCTCTACGGTTTGGGACTGATGCTGGCCGGGTTGGAATCGGGCTTTGCTATTGGTATGGTGGCGGGGCTGTTGGTGTTCGTGCCGTATTTGGGGACGTTCACCGGCCTGCTGCTGGCCACAATGGCAGCGCTGTTGCAGTTTGACACTTGGCAGGGGCTGATTACCGTGTGGGCAGTGTTTGCCGTGGGGCAGTTTTTGGAAAGTTTCTTCATCACGCCGAAAATTGTGGGCGACCGCATCGGGCTTTCGCCGTTTTGGGTGATTTTCGCCTTGATGGCTTTCGGCAGCCTGTTGGGCTTTGTGGGCATACTGCTGGCGCTGCCTTTGGCCGCAGTAACGCTGGTGTTGCTGCGCGAGGGCGTGGCGGCATATATGGATAGCGGGTTCTACCGGCGAGAGAAATAG
- a CDS encoding DUF1853 family protein, with amino-acid sequence MNYALDAIWWRLRHPAVRDLAALLTAPPLWHSGCELPIPRLLGSQGFRFLLSLDDAPAPLTQWLEQEAPFGHRLGRYAESLLAFWLAHAPHCQLIARNHPVHSESGHTLGAADFLCLLDSTPYHLELTCKYYGGTAPDDFQGLNPADTLLGKAAKLQQQCCLLHTPQARAQLPAPLQGYLKTSEASFCKAKTNAVSFCEAKTSEAGFCEAKTSEANPCKTNTGETDLHKAKNLSSSALHTATIIRGTGFTPNGSLNGSPLNPLGWSGLLLPQWADYPAQAAQRFYPLPRLAYLAPARVPFEQTISAAELARRAPGLIAVVEPRPDGMWHETQRLMCRG; translated from the coding sequence ATGAACTACGCCCTCGATGCCATCTGGTGGCGGCTGCGCCACCCCGCCGTGCGCGACCTCGCCGCCCTGCTCACCGCACCACCCCTGTGGCACAGCGGCTGCGAGCTCCCCATCCCCCGCCTGCTCGGCAGCCAAGGCTTCCGCTTCCTGCTCAGCCTCGACGACGCCCCTGCCCCACTGACGCAATGGCTCGAACAAGAAGCCCCCTTCGGCCACCGCCTAGGCCGCTACGCCGAAAGCCTGCTCGCCTTCTGGCTGGCCCACGCCCCCCATTGCCAACTCATCGCCCGCAACCACCCCGTCCATAGCGAAAGCGGCCACACCCTCGGCGCCGCCGACTTCCTCTGCCTGCTCGACTCCACCCCCTACCACCTCGAACTCACCTGCAAATACTACGGCGGCACAGCACCCGACGACTTCCAAGGCCTCAACCCCGCCGACACCCTGCTCGGCAAAGCCGCCAAACTGCAACAACAATGCTGCCTCCTCCACACCCCCCAAGCCCGCGCCCAACTGCCCGCCCCACTCCAAGGCTACCTGAAAACGAGCGAAGCGAGTTTCTGCAAAGCTAAAACGAACGCAGTGAGTTTCTGCGAAGCTAAAACGAGCGAAGCGGGTTTCTGCGAAGCTAAAACGAGCGAAGCAAACCCCTGCAAAACCAATACAGGCGAAACAGATTTGCACAAAGCAAAAAACCTTAGCAGTTCAGCCCTACACACCGCCACCATCATCCGCGGCACCGGCTTCACCCCAAACGGCAGCCTCAACGGCAGCCCCCTCAATCCCCTCGGCTGGAGCGGCCTCCTCCTCCCGCAATGGGCAGACTACCCCGCCCAAGCCGCACAACGCTTCTACCCCCTGCCCCGCCTCGCCTACCTCGCCCCCGCCCGCGTCCCGTTTGAACAAACCATCAGCGCCGCCGAACTCGCCCGCCGAGCCCCCGGCCTCATCGCCGTGGTCGAACCACGCCCCGACGGCATGTGGCACGAAACCCAACGCCTGATGTGCCGCGGCTGA
- the ilvN gene encoding acetolactate synthase small subunit, translating to MRHILSILMENESGAMSRVVGLFSARGYNIDALSVAPTEDPTLSRMTIVTRGNDQVLEQITKQLNKLVEVVKVIDFNNCRHVERELMLVKVRALGKDRDELLRLTDIYRGQVVDVTDKSYVIEITGTSDKLDSFLETVPKGLILETVRTGAAGIGRGERILKI from the coding sequence ATGCGACACATTTTATCCATTCTGATGGAAAACGAATCCGGCGCCATGAGCCGCGTGGTCGGCCTCTTTTCCGCGCGCGGCTACAACATCGATGCGCTTTCCGTAGCCCCCACCGAAGACCCGACCCTCTCGCGCATGACCATCGTTACCCGAGGCAACGACCAAGTGCTCGAGCAGATTACCAAGCAGCTCAACAAGCTGGTGGAGGTGGTGAAAGTAATCGACTTCAACAATTGCCGCCATGTGGAACGCGAACTGATGTTGGTAAAAGTGCGCGCCTTGGGCAAAGACCGCGATGAGCTCCTGCGCCTGACCGATATTTACCGCGGCCAGGTGGTGGACGTAACCGATAAAAGCTATGTGATCGAAATCACCGGCACCAGCGACAAACTCGACAGCTTTCTCGAAACCGTGCCCAAAGGCTTGATTCTGGAAACCGTGCGCACCGGTGCCGCCGGCATCGGGCGCGGCGAGCGGATTTTGAAGATTTGA